In the genome of Mycobacterium kansasii ATCC 12478, one region contains:
- a CDS encoding PPE family protein, with amino-acid sequence MEQPLTQCQVVSVDFGAIPPEINSARIYSGPGSGPLIAAATAWDALTAELTAASAGYVSVISELTSSQWLGPASMAMVATIVPHQVWISATARSAELTGIQARAAAAAFETAHAMTVPPPVVAANRSLLLTLIATNFFGQNTPAIASTEFHYAEMWAQDAAAMYGYAASCASASMLTPFTAPPRTADSDGLARQAAAVANAATTPVGRTASAISQLTPKLIDLAVATQVLQHLSSPPWYIRIWDFLKSIPIPVWDQLLNLEYMYGALIYDTQGYELNVLQLIQSLAWAPAQAATGAAAASTGVSGHPVGSGFARVSSAEVSASMGKADKVGLMSAPTSWTTSASTPHPEAVRMAPMVVNNAVPGNGPTGLIPGMRTGGMREDTHFVKRQQGSRITVISPKAIG; translated from the coding sequence ATGGAGCAGCCCCTGACCCAATGTCAAGTGGTGTCCGTCGATTTCGGCGCAATACCGCCCGAGATCAATTCAGCTCGGATCTACAGCGGCCCCGGATCGGGGCCGCTTATCGCCGCGGCAACGGCGTGGGACGCGCTGACCGCAGAATTGACCGCGGCGTCGGCGGGCTACGTTTCGGTGATTTCGGAGTTGACCAGCTCACAGTGGCTGGGGCCCGCGTCGATGGCGATGGTGGCCACCATCGTGCCACACCAAGTCTGGATCAGCGCAACCGCCAGGAGTGCAGAGCTGACCGGAATACAGGCACGGGCCGCCGCTGCAGCCTTTGAAACTGCGCACGCGATGACCGTGCCCCCGCCCGTCGTCGCAGCCAACCGGAGCTTGCTGCTGACGCTGATTGCGACGAACTTCTTCGGCCAGAACACCCCGGCGATCGCGTCCACCGAGTTCCACTACGCCGAGATGTGGGCGCAAGATGCCGCCGCGATGTACGGTTATGCCGCATCCTGCGCGAGCGCCTCGATGCTGACTCCGTTCACAGCGCCACCCCGAACCGCCGACTCCGACGGTCTGGCCAGACAAGCCGCTGCGGTCGCAAACGCCGCCACGACGCCGGTGGGCAGGACCGCGTCCGCGATATCACAACTTACCCCGAAATTGATCGACCTCGCCGTTGCAACCCAAGTGTTGCAACACCTTTCGTCGCCGCCCTGGTACATCAGAATCTGGGACTTCCTCAAGAGTATCCCGATCCCGGTGTGGGACCAGCTGCTGAACCTGGAATACATGTACGGGGCGCTGATCTACGACACCCAGGGCTACGAACTAAACGTCCTGCAGCTCATTCAGTCGCTGGCGTGGGCACCCGCGCAAGCAGCAACCGGTGCCGCTGCCGCATCAACCGGCGTCAGCGGGCACCCTGTCGGCTCTGGATTTGCCCGCGTGAGCTCAGCTGAAGTGTCGGCGAGTATGGGCAAGGCCGACAAGGTCGGGCTGATGTCGGCGCCGACCAGCTGGACTACCTCGGCTTCAACGCCGCACCCCGAAGCGGTGCGGATGGCGCCGATGGTGGTCAACAACGCCGTGCCGGGAAATGGACCAACCGGCCTGATTCCCGGCATGCGGACAGGTGGCATGCGCGAAGACACACACTTCGTCAAACGCCAACAGGGATCACGTATTACGGTGATCAGCCCGAAGGCAATTGGTTAG